A part of Citrifermentans bremense genomic DNA contains:
- the modF gene encoding molybdate ABC transporter ATP-binding protein ModF, producing the protein MNIILQDAVAKIHDGKNLEGITFNIAADEHWAIVGANGSGKSALGKLICGELKVVSGQCRIPAKAGYVSFEKIDEILETERYNDDSDFLGYVTQGTPVARFILSGSAADEAKLTELARELEFTGILERGIKFLSTGEMRKALICKALLQEPELLVLDEPFDGLDRHSCEVLRTLISRCIGRGIQVILLLNRFSEIAPEITHVAYLKQCRVFRSGTRKEMLDSEALRRFHAFHYTLPDRLPEIDSAQRPEPLPAGAPLVEMKDVKVSYGGKQILSGLSWTVKPREHWKITGPNGSGKSTLLSLVSGDNTQAYANDITLFGRKRGTGETVWDIKKRIGLVSTSLQQDYRVGGSAKMVVVSGFFDSIGVYSDPSPRQLEIAQEWLELLHMDHRAGDTFRELSYGEQRLVLLARAMVKQPDLLILDEPCQGLDDVNREMVLKLVDHLARTGNTQILYVTHHAEDEIPSITNGMELVPAPGGGSTASIS; encoded by the coding sequence GTGAACATCATTTTGCAGGACGCAGTAGCCAAGATACACGACGGGAAAAACCTGGAAGGGATCACCTTCAACATAGCGGCGGACGAACATTGGGCCATCGTCGGGGCCAACGGTTCGGGGAAATCGGCGCTGGGGAAACTTATTTGCGGTGAACTGAAGGTCGTTTCCGGCCAATGCCGCATCCCCGCCAAGGCCGGATACGTCTCCTTCGAGAAGATCGACGAGATCCTGGAAACTGAGCGCTACAACGACGATTCGGACTTTCTCGGCTACGTGACCCAGGGGACCCCGGTCGCCAGATTCATCCTCTCCGGCTCGGCTGCGGACGAGGCGAAACTGACCGAGCTCGCGCGGGAGCTGGAATTTACCGGCATCCTGGAGCGGGGGATCAAGTTCCTCTCCACCGGCGAGATGCGCAAGGCGTTGATCTGCAAAGCGCTTTTGCAGGAACCGGAACTGCTGGTGCTGGACGAGCCGTTCGACGGGCTGGACCGGCACTCCTGCGAAGTGCTGCGCACCCTGATCAGCCGCTGCATCGGGCGCGGCATCCAGGTGATCCTGCTCCTGAACCGCTTCAGCGAGATCGCCCCCGAGATCACGCACGTCGCCTACCTGAAGCAGTGCCGCGTCTTCAGGTCCGGCACAAGGAAGGAGATGCTTGATTCCGAGGCGCTGCGCCGTTTCCACGCCTTTCATTACACGCTTCCCGACCGGCTTCCGGAGATAGACAGCGCGCAACGCCCTGAACCGCTTCCCGCGGGAGCGCCCCTCGTCGAGATGAAGGATGTGAAGGTCTCCTACGGCGGGAAACAGATCCTGTCCGGCCTCTCATGGACGGTAAAGCCGCGGGAGCACTGGAAGATAACTGGGCCGAACGGCTCGGGGAAATCGACGCTGTTGAGCCTGGTGAGCGGAGACAACACGCAGGCCTACGCCAACGACATCACACTCTTCGGCAGGAAGCGGGGGACCGGCGAGACCGTCTGGGACATCAAGAAGAGGATCGGGCTCGTTTCCACGAGCCTGCAGCAGGACTACCGGGTGGGCGGCTCCGCGAAGATGGTGGTCGTCTCCGGCTTCTTCGATTCCATCGGGGTCTACTCCGATCCCTCCCCCAGGCAGCTCGAGATCGCCCAGGAATGGCTGGAGCTTTTGCACATGGACCATCGCGCCGGCGACACCTTCCGCGAGCTTTCTTACGGCGAACAGAGGCTGGTCCTCTTGGCGCGGGCGATGGTGAAGCAGCCTGACCTGTTGATCCTGGACGAACCGTGCCAGGGGTTGGACGACGTGAACCGGGAGATGGTGCTGAAGCTGGTGGACCACCTGGCGAGGACGGGCAATACGCAGATCCTCTACGTGACCCATCACGCTGAGGACGAGATCCCTTCCATCACCAACGGCATGGAGCTGGTGCCGGCGCCTGGCGGGGGATCGACCGCTTCGATCAGCTAA
- the nifU gene encoding Fe-S cluster assembly protein NifU, whose protein sequence is MWDYTDKVKEHFLNPRNVGEITDADAVGEVGSLACGDALKLFIKLDEKKERIVDARFQTFGCGSAIASSSALTEMVKGKTLDEALQITNQEIADFLGGLPEEKMHCSVMGQEALEAAIAKYRGVEAPKHGHDHVETEGEIVCKCFGLTDLFLKKVIASNKLHTAEQVTHFTKAGGACGGCIPKIKELIAEVMGEEKKAAPAKPAKLTNLKKMQLIQETLENEIRPQLWADGGDLELIDIDGANVQVAFRKACAGCASSGNTAKFVEQKLREMVSPDITVQEVQG, encoded by the coding sequence ATGTGGGACTACACGGACAAGGTTAAAGAACATTTCCTCAACCCCCGGAACGTGGGTGAGATAACCGATGCGGATGCGGTTGGCGAGGTAGGCAGCCTGGCCTGCGGCGACGCGCTTAAGCTGTTCATAAAGCTGGATGAGAAAAAAGAGAGGATCGTCGATGCCAGGTTCCAGACCTTTGGCTGCGGCAGTGCCATCGCTTCTTCTTCCGCCCTCACCGAGATGGTGAAGGGGAAGACGCTGGACGAGGCACTGCAGATCACCAACCAGGAGATCGCGGATTTCCTAGGCGGGCTCCCCGAGGAGAAGATGCACTGCTCGGTCATGGGGCAGGAAGCGCTTGAGGCCGCCATCGCCAAGTACCGCGGCGTGGAAGCGCCGAAGCACGGACATGACCATGTTGAGACCGAGGGTGAGATCGTCTGCAAGTGCTTCGGCCTGACCGACCTGTTCCTCAAGAAGGTCATCGCCTCCAACAAGCTGCACACCGCAGAACAGGTGACCCATTTCACCAAGGCCGGCGGCGCCTGCGGCGGCTGCATCCCGAAGATCAAGGAGCTTATCGCTGAGGTTATGGGCGAGGAGAAGAAGGCAGCACCGGCAAAGCCTGCGAAGCTAACCAACCTCAAGAAGATGCAGCTGATCCAGGAAACCCTGGAAAACGAGATCCGTCCCCAGCTTTGGGCCGATGGCGGCGACCTCGAGCTGATCGACATCGACGGGGCGAACGTGCAGGTCGCCTTCCGCAAGGCATGCGCGGGTTGCGCCTCTTCCGGCAACACCGCCAAGTTCGTCGAGCAGAAGCTGCGTGAGATGGTCTCCCCTGACATCACCGTCCAGGAGGTACAGGGATGA
- the nifS gene encoding cysteine desulfurase NifS yields the protein MKEIYLDNNATTKVDERVFEEMRPYFCDLYGNPSSMHFFGGQVQKKVDEARSRVAALLGALPDEIVFTACGTESDNAAIRSALEVFPEKRHIITSRVEHPAVLTQCRNLTKRGYRVTELNVDGNGQLDLKELEAALDDDTAIVSLMYANNETGVIFPIEEAAKMVKAKGALFHTDAVQAVGKIPLNMADSAIDLLSLSGHKLHAPKGVGVLYVRRGTPFRPLLVGGHQERGRRAGTENTASIIAMGKACELAHLHMPEEAGRVREMRDRLERELTALIPNTRINGGGTNRLPNTLSIAMEFVEGEGILLLLSEKGICASSGSACTSGSLEPSHVLRAMGVPFTCAHGSIRFSLSRFTTDAEIDAVIEALPPIISRLRQMSPFGREFLNK from the coding sequence ATGAAAGAGATCTATCTTGACAACAACGCCACCACCAAGGTGGACGAGCGGGTTTTCGAGGAGATGCGTCCCTATTTCTGCGACCTGTACGGAAACCCCAGCTCCATGCACTTCTTCGGCGGGCAGGTGCAGAAGAAGGTGGACGAGGCGCGCAGCCGGGTCGCCGCTCTTCTCGGCGCGCTCCCGGACGAGATCGTCTTTACCGCCTGCGGCACCGAGAGCGACAACGCCGCCATCCGTTCCGCGCTGGAGGTCTTCCCCGAGAAGCGCCACATCATAACCAGCCGCGTCGAGCACCCCGCGGTGCTCACCCAGTGCCGCAACCTCACCAAGCGCGGCTACCGGGTGACCGAGCTGAATGTCGACGGCAACGGACAGCTCGACCTCAAGGAACTGGAGGCGGCGCTCGACGACGATACCGCGATCGTCTCCCTCATGTACGCCAACAACGAAACCGGCGTCATCTTCCCCATCGAGGAAGCCGCCAAGATGGTGAAGGCGAAGGGCGCGCTCTTCCACACCGATGCCGTCCAGGCCGTAGGCAAGATCCCGCTGAACATGGCGGACTCCGCCATCGACCTTCTTTCACTTTCCGGGCACAAGCTGCACGCGCCGAAAGGGGTAGGGGTACTCTACGTGCGCCGCGGCACCCCGTTCCGTCCGCTTCTGGTCGGCGGGCACCAGGAGCGTGGCCGCAGGGCGGGGACCGAGAACACCGCTTCCATCATCGCCATGGGCAAGGCCTGCGAACTGGCCCACCTGCACATGCCCGAGGAAGCTGGGCGTGTGCGCGAGATGCGCGACCGGCTGGAGCGCGAGCTGACCGCCCTCATCCCCAACACCAGGATCAACGGCGGCGGCACCAACCGCCTCCCCAACACCCTCTCCATCGCCATGGAGTTCGTGGAAGGGGAGGGAATCCTGCTGCTCCTCTCCGAGAAGGGAATCTGCGCCTCCTCCGGCAGCGCCTGCACCTCGGGCTCTCTGGAGCCGTCCCATGTGCTGCGCGCCATGGGCGTTCCCTTCACCTGCGCCCACGGCTCCATCCGCTTCTCGCTGTCCAGGTTCACCACCGACGCCGAGATCGACGCTGTGATCGAGGCACTTCCTCCGATCATCAGCCGCCTGCGCCAGATGTCACCCTTTGGCAGGGAGTTCCTGAACAAGTAG
- a CDS encoding ribbon-helix-helix protein, CopG family, translating to MSEQKRTTIHLDAAMHRALQHKALETSRSVSDLVNDAVRRTLAEDAEDLAAFEERVHEPLVTYESLLKELKENGRL from the coding sequence ATGTCTGAGCAAAAAAGAACGACAATTCATCTCGACGCGGCAATGCACAGGGCTTTACAGCATAAGGCGCTGGAGACGTCGCGCTCGGTTTCCGATCTTGTCAACGATGCTGTTCGCAGGACTCTCGCCGAAGACGCCGAAGATCTGGCTGCCTTTGAAGAACGGGTCCACGAGCCGCTGGTAACCTACGAGAGCCTGCTGAAAGAGTTGAAGGAAAATGGCCGGCTATAA
- a CDS encoding type II toxin-antitoxin system RelE family toxin, whose translation MYSIQDLELTVWVVKVAHRREVYR comes from the coding sequence ATCTATTCAATTCAGGATCTTGAGCTGACCGTATGGGTGGTGAAAGTCGCCCACCGGCGCGAGGTCTATCGGTAA